CCCTCAAGCAGTGATGCCCATGGGCAGTGGTGTTTGCACCCGTGACCATGTGCCTTtgagctggtggtgctgggtgcCCATGGGGTGGCACCTCCCAGGCAGGCTCAGCTCCACCGCGGAGCAGCGCCTCGACCCGGGCAGTGGAGCATGTCCCAAATATCTCAGAAATAATATATTGGCTATGGAGGCTCCATCCAGTGGGCTGCCAGCACCGGCTCACCATGGCTCCCGGTGCAGCCGGAGGGGCCATGTGCCTGGCAGTGGCACTGCAGCACGCTGGGGGCGTGgagacccccctgccccccactAACCCTGCTCTCTCCcacacagcccccccagctcccggCACACCTTCACCTACGACAGATGGGACGAGGAGCAGGACACCGGGGAAAGCACACGCCGCTACTCCCACAGCTCCCCCAGCGCCAGCGAGGCAGACAGCCGGGCCACCGAGACCCCTGCCTAGCCCCCCCACCATTTCCCATCACCACAGAAACACTCAGCTCCACGGGGCCACCCCGGGCAGCCGGTATTTCTTCTGCacgggggggggacacacgcAGCCACCCCCCAGCCTCGGCCTTTTGGGGGGAGCAGCCCGGCCGGCtcgctggctgcagcccccatgccacccccaccctcccacctCCCGTCTGTCCTCGGcggcagagccagcagctccgGCACCCTGGGTTTAATTCCTCAGTGCCTGCTGGCTCCTTATTTTATAACTTAAACACCCCCCCCTCCTCCAGGCACCCCGCCATCCTCTTAAGCCCCTTTTAGTTGAGCCAAAGACGTCTCTCGCTGGCCgggccctggggagcagccgcccagcagctgggaaggggacaTGGGGACGGGGTTTCACGTGCCCACCCGGGTTGTCGTCGCCCCCACCCAggccccccacccctgcctggTTGTTTTGCACTAGCCCAGCTGTGCGCCCCCCCCCTACCCCCTTTACtttcagtatgaaaataaaCGTCATTTCTGGCTGGTGACAccggctgctgcctgctccacgtggggggggggtgtgtgtgtcacTGCGTTTGGAGGGGGTGTTGCATGGCAGCAGGGTCTGGTGGGATGGATCCAGCCCGGGTGAGGAGGTGGGACTGTATGGAAGGGCCAAGCCAGGCTCCTTCCTGGAGCCTGCTGCACCCATGGGtgacagggagggaaggggggagacGGCCCTCGTGGGTGCCGGCACTGAATCATTTATCAATCTTCATAAATATGCAGATGAGCAGCGCGGATGGGagccctctgcctgccagcGTTAATTATTTAACGCGGAGGAGATGGTGATGTGCATTGCTGGCTGCCTGCGCAGCATGTGGCTTGGCCTCGGCTCCAGCACCCGCAGGCCAGTGCTGGGTGAtgccccctgcccacaccccccagccccagggatcccctgcacccccaggaccccccgCACCCCTGGCACCCTGCAAACCAGGTCATTCGATCCCTTTCCCCACTGTCTCTTTGAAACAAATGGGCCGAGCTCAGCGCTCGCTGCCATAAAGCCACGCTGCGCTAATGCGCTTTCATTAAGTGGGAGCGATCTAATGATAATAAAATGGCACATTtaacattaaaacatttaacttGACTCCTAAGCAAGTGTGTCTCTCCACGCTGTTCCAGCTCCATCTTCATGAAGCTGACAAAGCTCCTTAATTTGTTTCCAGGGAGCGGGTGCTCAGTAGAGACTGCTTGGCACTGCGCGGCATGAGGGATGCCGGGATGCAGGGATACAGGGATGCTGGGATGTGGGGAGGCAgtgtgctggggtgctgggatgtggggatggagggatgcAGGATAGCAAGACATGGGGATGCAGGGGTGCTGAGTACCATGATGCTGGTGTGGGGGGATGCTGGCTTGTCAGGATCCAGGGTGCAGTGGTACAGGGATGCAAAAGAGCTGGGATatggggatggagggatgcTGGGATGCAGGGGTATGGGAATGCAAGGGTGCTGGGATGTGGTGATGGAAGGGTGCTGGGGTGCACAGACAGAGGgctgctgggatgggggagtgccagggtgctgtgtgctgggatgctggagtGTGAGGATGCAGCGTAGCTGGGCTGTGCAGCATGTTGGGACACCAGGATGGAGGGGCGTGATGATACatggggatgcagggatgtgGGGATGCCGGCACACTGGTGTGCAAGGAcacagggatgcagggacaGCTGCAGGCCAGTGCAATGCTGTGTGGGCATGGCACCTACAGTGCAGCCCGGAGCACACCGGGGAAGCGGGTGATGGCGAAGGGGGCCGTGCTGTGGGATGGCTCCTCGCCCAGGCTCAGCTCGCACAGCAGCTTCCCCACCACTGGTGCCAGCTTGAACCCATGGCCTGTGGGGAGGATGGTGGCGTGGGGGACCCAGCCACCCCCATGGCCCTGGCCAGCTCTGGGGGGCCAAGCTGGGGGAGTGGGGTGACCTCACCTACCTGAGAAGCCAGCCCCAATGATGATGTTGCTGAACTTGGGGTGCCTGTCCAGGATAAAATCTTCATCTGGGGTGTTCTGGGGGAGCCGTGGGGTGAGGCTGTGGCCAGGGGTCCTCTCCTGGACCCACGGTTCGGGGGGGGAAGGGATGGCAGGATCgaccctggggtgggggaggggttCAGACCCTGGGCAGATGGGTCCTGCTCCCGAGGGGAGGTCTCACCGTGTAGAGGCAGGTCTCCACCACGGCCGGCTggggctccagcctgggcaggtAACTGCTGATGAAGTTGCTCAGGAGGGTGACGtaggggtggggggcacccgGGGGAGCCCGGTCCCGCTCTTCAGGGTCAGCGGGGCTGCCGTGATGGTAGCACACCTGGGGGAGAGCTGGTCAGGGCAGGCTGGCCAGGGGGTCCCCCACCACCACCGTGCCCTGCTCACCTTCACCAGCCCCGGGTACTCGAGTGCTGGCAGCCCGTAGATGCTGCGGGGGGcttggggcagccccagggttATGAAGCAGGGACCAGCCCGGCCTGCACTGGGGCTTGCGGGGTCCTTCTCCTTCCAGTAGCAGACGTCGATGCGCAGGGGCTGGGGTCACCACGTTAGCTCCGGCCGCGGCCACCCCACCCCACGGTGCCACCAACCCTTACCTGCAGCGGCAGGCGGAGACCCAGGGGTGCCACAAGGTCACTGGTCCAGGCTCCAGCCGCGATGATGAGCCGGGGGGCTCGGTACACcccagtggtggtggtgatggtgagCACAGCCCCGGGTTCAATGTGCAGCACCTTCTCCCCATCCCGCAGGGTCCCCCCGTGCTGGCAAAAGACCTCCTGGGTGAGGATGGTGACAGGAGGGTCTGTGGGAACAGAGCCAGGGGAcacccccatcccatcccctcagcagcacccacctgcactGCCCGCAGTGCCCGGTCAGCGAAGAGCACCCCGCCGGTGTGGTCCCACAAAGCCACCTCACCAGCGTGGAGCTGCAGGCCAGGAAAGCGCCAGGCCAGCGTCACGGTGTCAAGGACCTGGTCGGCACCCAGGCTGCGCCGGCAGCTCTCCAGCTCCGGGTTGCCCGCTggccccagcaccaccagccccGTTCGCCTGCATCCCACCAGCCATGTcagctccccctgctcccctttcCTGTGCAAACCCACCCCTTGCTTTGCCTctgggggaaactgaggcacagcagcaccGGTGATGCTCAGGATGTGCTGGGATGGGGTGCTGGGTGATACGGGCAGGGCACGTGGGGTGGTGCATGCAGAGGGTCTGAACACTGGCATCATGCTTTGCCCCCCCCCCTAATTACAGCAAGTGCCATCAGCCCTGACCCTGGCAGCAAAGATTTGTTTAGATGCTCATTTCCTTAACGGCGCTTCCTTTACTGAGCCACATAAATCACCaagagcagctgcctgccagagtggcctcatcctgcccagtgctgcatcccaccagggcagcagccacagcccccagcccagccccgcggggAGGGGACGGTGCCCGGTGGGGGCTGCGTCCCTGTCCCCGTCACCTGTAGAGGCTGATGCCAGCCTCAGCCTCCAGCCGCTGCCAGAGGTGGAAGCAGTCGGGCATCATGCGGGCGTAGGGCACGCGGGGGTAGGCGCTGCGGGTGATGCGGCTCTGCCCGTGCGAGCTGCCCCGCGAGTGGGGCAGGATGAACTGTGGGACACGGGGGATGTGGGGGTGACTGCGCCTGCTGCCAACCCCGCTGGGCCCCACATGCATCggtgctgtgccacagcaggcaCCTGGGGACACAGCCTGCCCTGCCGGCCACGGCGCTGGGACACAGCAGGAAATGGGgtcctggtgctggggacacGGGAGTGCTGGCACTGGGAATGTGAGGGTCCTGGCACTGGGGATGTGAATgtcctggtgctggggacacGGGAGTGCTGGCACCGGGGACGTGAGGGTCCTGGCGCTGGGGATGTGAGGGTCCTGGCACTGGGGACACAGGGGTGCTGGCACTAGGGACCAGG
The Falco rusticolus isolate bFalRus1 chromosome 1, bFalRus1.pri, whole genome shotgun sequence genome window above contains:
- the PIPOX gene encoding peroxisomal sarcosine oxidase, giving the protein MAATSQPHQATYDAIVIGAGIQGSFAAYHLAQRHRNTLLLEQFILPHSRGSSHGQSRITRSAYPRVPYARMMPDCFHLWQRLEAEAGISLYRRTGLVVLGPAGNPELESCRRSLGADQVLDTVTLAWRFPGLQLHAGEVALWDHTGGVLFADRALRAVQEVFCQHGGTLRDGEKVLHIEPGAVLTITTTTGVYRAPRLIIAAGAWTSDLVAPLGLRLPLQPLRIDVCYWKEKDPASPSAGRAGPCFITLGLPQAPRSIYGLPALEYPGLVKVCYHHGSPADPEERDRAPPGAPHPYVTLLSNFISSYLPRLEPQPAVVETCLYTNTPDEDFILDRHPKFSNIIIGAGFSGHGFKLAPVVGKLLCELSLGEEPSHSTAPFAITRFPGVLRAAL